The following coding sequences lie in one Trypanosoma brucei gambiense DAL972 chromosome 7, complete sequence genomic window:
- a CDS encoding vacuolar transporter chaperone, putative, with protein MASVIEKGLASICCVTTSSKPWAEGEADGDVKYEDLRGPGGRNTSGSVSDKRICVPQKIDPKTFFANERTFLKWMSISVMIGMMSLTLLNFGDTSSNASELAGLVLLPVSILFMIHSLFVFKDRANKIYMREPMRYDDTKGPTILVLVLGVSLGIAAIFSVQKQYYRTASSSFNDGPRFS; from the coding sequence ATGGCAAGCGTAATTGAAAAGGGGCTTGCATCGATATGTTGCGTTACCACTTCGTCAAAACCATGGGCGGAGGGCGAGGCCGATGGGGATGTGAAGTATGAGGATTTGCGAGGTCCTGGTGGTCGTAACACTTCCGGATCCGTAAGTGACAAAAGAATATGCGTTCCCCAGAAGATCGATCCGAAAACGTTTTTCGCCAATGAAAGGACCTTTCTCAAGTGGATGTCGATATCAGTGATGATAGGAATGATGTCGTTAACACTACTGAATTTTGGCGACACATCGAGCAACGCATCGGAGCTTGCTGGTCTGGTTTTGTTGCCTGTTTCAATATTATTTATGATTCATTCGTTATTTGTGTTCAAAGATCGAGCCAACAAGATCTATATGCGGGAGCCTATGCGGTACGATGACACGAAAGGCCCCACGATCCTTGTTCTTGTACTTGGTGTCTCTCTTGGAATTGCGGCTATTTTTTCCGTTCAGAAGCAATACTACAGGACggcttcttcatccttcaaTGATGGCCCACGATTTTCTTGA
- a CDS encoding protein kinase, putative, producing MEPADGLKRCGASTDTIIEEIKALAKSMLESTEAIRRRSRNVESCKSYDALLSVLESTAPLTKHPARQQRTQGHNDVICEFPVTRGGGISGGATANNAKPGNCYAKKVSGDAAEFCESELDDTEAEVTSCSPEACGEDGHDLGGFYPNSKAQLFSACTMGADFSADSDDNVYDGVKTQVVFKAVDPALYQDISGCTWQPEPLLLHSETGEAVEDSSEDKDEDKESDYMDDAAVVGTKKVYRVPSFPFGGGITEGQARFLSKTFSETIRRGGLSSSKRPAHVTVKDFVGYKYDECATTDAERSRFKPVSPFEFVVELERGVMFDAVRAREERRQEFRRLAKEGKAPVTMGSFNLRVIMDPIKTGFEEEKTFPIERGTIVADRYQIVEMLGKATFSRAVRCYDLSQPIYEDDVKVEDKDRTATTDAQNRCVDTENGGVSNDAKKRKVVGYVEVCLKIINNSKDFFDQSLDEIRLLTLINKYKDPDKAHVIRLIDSFYYKEHTMLVTELLSDNLYEYSKYNREEEETFYFTIPRLRRIARQITEALTYVHSLSLIHADLKPENILFVSHRRCLIKVIDFGSSCFLSDHLSSYIQSRSYRAPEVILGCDYDGRIDVWSLGAILAELVTGEVLFTSETVPEMLARIVYVCGRPFPRRMLWEGRHTSKFINKFGCIYEQGNKDGDDPGENSSYYYLYTPVPQSSGIKNPDAEGTDAENNGTRDTESLISEERPYRVLREKLAAHNVTDSAFISFVEACLTLDHKARPRSKDLLSHPFLAQVD from the coding sequence ATGGAGCCCGCTGATGGGTTGAAGAGATGTGGTGCATCAACCGACACCATAATTGAAGAAATAAAGGCGCTCGCAAAGTCGATGTTGGAATCCACTGAAGCTATCCGTCGAAGGTCCCGTAACGTGGAAAGTTGTAAGTCGTATGATGCTCTTTTAAGTGTCCTGGAGTCAACAGCGCCACTGACCAAACACCCTGCGAGGCAACAAAGGACTCAGGGCCACAATGATGTAATTTGCGAGTTCCCCGTAACGCGAGGAGGTGGAATTAGTGGTGGGGCTACTGCAAACAATGCGAAACCCGGTAACTGCTACGCAAAAAAGGTTTCAGGTGACGCTGCCGAGTTTTGCGAAAGCGAATTAGATGATACGGAAGCGGAGGTAACTTCTTGTTCGCCGGAAGCCTGTGGTGAAGACGGCCATGATTTAGGTGGATTCTATCCTAATTCGAAGGCGCAGTTATTCAGCGCTTGTACGATGGGAGCAGACTTTTCGGCTGATTCTGATGATAATGTCTACGACGGTGTCAAAACTCAAGTTGTTTTTAAGGCTGTGGACCCCGCACTTTATCAGGACATAAGTGGCTGTACCTGGCAGCCTGAACCACTGCTTCTTCACTCCGAAACGGGGGAAGCTGTTGAGGATAGTAGCGAGGATAAAGATGAGGACAAAGAAAGTGATTACATGGATGATGCAGCAGTTGTTGGTACGAAAAAAGTATACCGTGTTCCTTCATTTCCATTTGGTGGCGGAATTACTGAGGGTCAGGCTCGTTTCTTGAGCAAAACATTTTCGGAGACAATTCGTCGTGGTGGACTTTCATCGTCTAAAAGACCAGCGCACGTCACCGTTAAAGACTTCGTCGGATACAAATACGATGAGTGCGCAACGACGGATGCTGAACGTTCGCGCTTCAAACCAGTATCACCCTTTGAGTTTGTAGTGGAACTGGAGCGAGGAGTGATGTTTGATGCTGTTCGAGctagggaggaaagaagacAAGAATTTCGACGTTTGGCTAAGGAAGGCAAGGCACCTGTGACCATGGGGAGTTTCAACCTTCGTGTAATCATGGATCCCATAAAAACTGGATTTGAAGAGGAGAAGACATTTCCGATTGAACGCGGTACAATTGTGGCTGACCGTTACCAGATAGTGGAGATGTTGGGGAAAGCAACATTTAGCCGTGCGGTGCGATGCTATGACCTTTCTCAACCCATATATGAGGATGACGTCAAAGTAGAGGATAAGGATAGGACCGCAACCACAGATGCGCAAAACCGGTGTGTCGATACCGAGAATGGTGGTGTTTCAAACgatgcaaagaaaaggaaagttgtTGGTTATGTCGAAGTTTGCCTCAAAATAATCAACAACTCCAAGGACTTTTTTGATCAGTCACTGGATGAAATACGCTTGCTGACGCtaataaacaaatacaagGATCCTGATAAAGCCCATGTCATTCGGTTGATTGACAGCTTTTACTACAAGGAACATACGATGTTGGTGACGGAATTGCTATCGGATAACCTTTACGAATATTCCAAGTATAATcgcgaggaagaggaaacatTTTACTTTACCATACCAAGGTTGCGCCGCATTGCACGACAAATCACAGAGGCCCTAACATACGTTCACAGTTTAAGCTTGATTCATGCGGATCTGAAGCCagaaaatattttatttgtttcccacAGACGGTGCTTAATAAAGGTGATTGATTTCGGAAGTAGTTGTTTTTTGAGCGATCATTTAAGCTCTTACATCCAAAGCAGAAGTTACCGTGCTCCAGAAGTTATCCTGGGATGTGATTATGATGGGAGGATCGATGTATGGTCTCTTGGGGCAATTTTGGCGGAGCTTGTGACAGGAGAAGTATTGTTCACATCTGAGACAGTGCCGGAAATGCTTGCTCGTATTGTTTATGTCTGCGGCCGCCCGTTTCCCAGACGGATGTTGTGGGAAGGTCGGCATACTTCtaaatttataaataaatttgGCTGTATCTACGAACAAGGTAATAAGGACGGGGATGATCCCGGAGAAAATTCTTCATATTACTATTTGTACACGCCAGTGCCGCAGTCATCGGGCATCAAGAACCCAGATGCCGAAGGTACAGATGCGGAAAACAACGGTACCCGGGATACGGAGAGTCTTATCTCTGAAGAGCGCCCGTATCGAGTTCTTAGGGAAAAATTGGCTGCTCATAACGTCACTGATAGCGCCTTTATATCATTTGTTGAGGCGTGTCTAACTCTCGATCACAAGGCGCGTCCACGGAGCAAGGACCTTCTTTCTCACCCCTTTTTGGCGCAGGTTGATtga